Proteins co-encoded in one Flavobacterium sp. M31R6 genomic window:
- a CDS encoding RagB/SusD family nutrient uptake outer membrane protein: MKKIQIKLLGISLLMMIGLLSSCTGELDQSPESQDAIPGEEFYSNPASYKQSLAKLYAGFATTGQQGPAGKPDVSGDEGASQYIRGLWLMQELTTDEAVIGWNDGSIKDFHSQTWTDRDAFIKSTFYRISFQIVNCNEFLKQTSDAKLDARGVDAATKAEVKDFRAEVRFLRALSYWHLVDCFGGGSLVTEDSPSDFYYPAYSTRAELYAFIDSELTALTPELKAPKTNEAYRVDQAAAWMLQAKLYMNAKVYIGTDKYADALPLINKVIASPYTIHNNYNQLFYADNDANGAQNEFIFAIAFDGLRTQTYGGTTFLAHAPVGGSMDPKKFGINGGWGGVRTTSAFVDKFPAGNTDTRGIFWTDGQSKDINNISSFTDGYAVQKFRNVKVDGSQGSDATGNFVDIDFPIFRLADAYLMYAECAVRGSGNLATATTYVNALRTRAKTTTINQTDLTLDFILDERAREFHFEGQRRTDLVRFGKFTGGSYIWPWKGGVKTGSPTQSYRDVFPIPADAIVANQNLKQNPGY, translated from the coding sequence ATGAAAAAGATACAAATAAAATTATTGGGTATTTCTTTGTTAATGATGATAGGTCTTTTATCATCATGTACAGGAGAATTAGACCAATCTCCTGAAAGCCAAGATGCTATTCCTGGAGAAGAATTCTATAGTAATCCCGCTTCTTATAAACAAAGTTTAGCAAAACTATATGCCGGATTCGCAACTACTGGTCAACAAGGTCCAGCAGGAAAACCAGACGTGTCTGGTGATGAAGGTGCAAGCCAATACATTAGAGGTCTTTGGTTAATGCAAGAATTAACAACAGACGAAGCTGTTATAGGTTGGAATGATGGATCAATCAAAGATTTCCACTCTCAAACATGGACTGATAGAGATGCATTTATCAAATCTACATTCTACAGAATCTCTTTTCAAATTGTAAACTGTAATGAATTTTTGAAACAAACATCTGATGCAAAATTAGACGCAAGAGGAGTAGACGCTGCTACAAAAGCGGAAGTTAAAGATTTTAGAGCCGAAGTACGTTTTCTAAGAGCTTTATCATACTGGCATTTAGTGGATTGTTTTGGAGGAGGATCATTGGTTACCGAAGATTCACCATCAGACTTCTATTACCCAGCCTATTCAACTAGAGCTGAATTGTATGCATTTATTGATTCTGAGTTAACTGCACTTACTCCTGAGTTAAAAGCTCCTAAAACAAATGAAGCTTATCGTGTGGACCAAGCTGCCGCTTGGATGTTACAGGCAAAGCTATATATGAATGCTAAAGTATATATTGGAACTGATAAATATGCTGATGCGCTGCCTTTGATTAACAAAGTTATTGCTTCACCTTATACTATTCATAACAATTACAATCAATTGTTTTATGCAGATAATGACGCTAATGGCGCACAAAACGAATTTATTTTCGCGATTGCTTTTGACGGTCTTAGAACACAAACTTATGGAGGAACTACTTTCTTAGCACATGCACCAGTGGGTGGATCAATGGATCCTAAGAAATTCGGAATCAACGGTGGTTGGGGCGGAGTCAGAACTACTTCTGCTTTTGTCGATAAATTTCCGGCTGGAAATACTGACACAAGAGGTATTTTCTGGACAGATGGACAATCTAAAGACATTAACAACATAAGCTCTTTTACGGATGGTTATGCGGTTCAAAAATTCAGAAATGTAAAAGTAGACGGTAGTCAAGGATCAGATGCTACAGGAAATTTTGTAGATATTGACTTCCCTATTTTTCGTTTAGCGGATGCGTATTTAATGTATGCTGAGTGTGCAGTGAGGGGGTCCGGAAATCTAGCTACTGCTACTACCTATGTTAATGCTTTAAGAACAAGAGCAAAAACTACTACAATCAATCAAACAGATTTAACACTTGATTTTATTTTGGACGAAAGAGCTCGAGAATTCCACTTTGAAGGACAAAGAAGAACAGATTTAGTTCGTTTTGGAAAATTTACTGGTGGTTCATACATCTGGCCTTGGAAAGGTGGTGTAAAAACAGGATCTCCAACACAAAGTTACAGAGATGTTTTCCCAATTCCTGCTGATGCTATTGTGGCAAACCAAAATTTAAAACAAAACCCTGGATACTAA